A genomic region of Kribbella sp. NBC_00382 contains the following coding sequences:
- a CDS encoding LysR family transcriptional regulator: MNVELRHLRVVVLVAEAGSVGRAARWLKVSQPSLTAQLKRIESAFGGELFERSRTGVTPTALGRYAVDRARAILVDVDHLSATVSAMTAVESSAVRLGGFPTAPMSGIASRLRDHGEIEQVSIEVEWATSVLLQQLESGRLDFALLREFPGFELRLPGGVEACTIVESESAYVVLAADHPTAVATRHRSEIDLAELADEEWIGEPPDDSGFHVLFRAACEQAGFQPRVEHHSVDTSVLMGFVTSGQGVALISPTSYRMLSSDVTTRPLAGDPIHRRLMLAWSTESPRAQMAADVCQMAIHAYDEAFAEHARWGQHQRMHVA, from the coding sequence ATGAACGTCGAGCTGCGCCACCTGCGGGTGGTGGTCCTGGTGGCAGAAGCGGGGTCCGTCGGTCGGGCCGCCCGCTGGCTCAAGGTGAGCCAGCCGAGCCTGACCGCGCAGCTCAAGCGGATCGAGTCGGCGTTCGGCGGTGAGCTGTTCGAGCGCTCCCGCACGGGTGTCACACCGACCGCACTGGGCCGGTACGCCGTGGATCGGGCGCGGGCGATCCTGGTGGATGTGGACCACTTGTCCGCGACGGTGTCGGCGATGACGGCGGTGGAGTCGAGCGCGGTGCGGCTCGGTGGGTTCCCGACGGCGCCGATGTCGGGGATCGCGAGCCGGCTGCGCGATCACGGTGAGATCGAGCAGGTGAGTATCGAGGTCGAATGGGCCACCAGCGTGCTGCTCCAGCAGTTGGAGAGTGGGCGGTTGGACTTCGCGTTGCTTCGTGAGTTCCCGGGATTCGAACTGCGGTTGCCCGGCGGGGTCGAGGCTTGCACGATTGTTGAGTCGGAGTCGGCTTACGTAGTACTGGCGGCTGATCATCCGACGGCGGTGGCGACTCGGCATCGGTCCGAGATCGACCTGGCCGAGCTGGCGGACGAGGAGTGGATCGGGGAGCCGCCGGACGACAGCGGGTTCCATGTGTTGTTCCGGGCGGCTTGTGAGCAGGCCGGGTTCCAGCCGCGGGTCGAGCATCACTCGGTGGACACGTCGGTGCTGATGGGGTTCGTGACTAGTGGTCAGGGCGTGGCGTTGATTTCGCCTACGTCGTACCGGATGTTGTCGTCCGACGTCACCACGCGGCCGTTGGCGGGGGATCCGATCCACCGGCGGCTGATGCTTGCCTGGAGCACCGAATCTCCGCGGGCGCAGATGGCGGCGGACGTGTGCCAGATGGCGATCCACGCGTATGACGAGGCGTTTGCCGAACATGCGCGGTGGGGGCAGCACCAACGCATGCACGTCGCCTGA